In the Thermoleophilaceae bacterium genome, one interval contains:
- a CDS encoding cytochrome c-type biogenesis protein CcmH, translated as MRRTALIAVLAAVLVSAPAASAALPHRASLSDIEDEVMCLVCGTTLNVSDSPQADRERAFIRALIDRGETKSQIKAALVAQYGSRVLASPPDKGFDLAVWIVPGLAVVLAAIAIAFAVRRWRRTRPAGQNDPLPVAAGKAPGGAGDGARLRSDLERYDL; from the coding sequence GTGAGAAGAACTGCCCTCATAGCCGTCCTCGCCGCCGTGCTCGTGAGCGCGCCGGCCGCGTCTGCAGCGCTGCCCCACCGCGCGTCGCTGAGCGACATCGAGGACGAGGTGATGTGCCTCGTGTGCGGCACCACCCTCAACGTGTCCGACTCCCCCCAGGCCGACCGCGAGCGGGCCTTCATCCGCGCGCTGATCGACCGTGGCGAGACGAAGAGCCAGATCAAGGCGGCGCTCGTGGCGCAATATGGCTCGCGCGTGCTCGCCAGCCCTCCGGACAAGGGATTCGACCTCGCCGTGTGGATCGTTCCCGGACTCGCGGTCGTGCTGGCCGCCATCGCCATCGCGTTCGCGGTCAGGCGCTGGCGCCGCACGCGGCCCGCGGGCCAGAACGACCCGCTGCCCGTGGCCGCCGGCAAAGCGCCCGGTGGCGCTGGCGACGGAGCCCGCCTACGCTCGGACCTCGAGCGCTACGACCTCTGA
- a CDS encoding lysyl oxidase family protein, with the protein MIAARDIFRRARRAAPLIAVAALLALPSLARAGAPAPLLPDLVQVPPPLSSIKVAQDQNDHWVVEFSSVVGNIGDGPFEMDGTGPGYADMTAYQVAWTSSDDSTTPYTFPDPIGTVHYEDVEVNHNHWHFTPLDEYQLRTLDGSKVASDRKEGFCLVNSVLVPGFAGVPGDGNQFTIGSTTEGTYFCRQGHPEATEIREGISVGWGDVYTGFNGGTDIDLTGVPAGRYYLVQKVNDTRKVHELNYDNNAWSATVDVAWPSGPDGAPIVKVLNSCPNSETCPYTDPPPPPPPPPAAPDTTAPKLLLGGATRQRFLRGRAIYVYAKCDEVCTIKASGRIAALQVASSLRTTSAKLTLRPGVRTKVKLPISARTRKIINRQLKRGARVVVRVSLIATDSAGNPTATLHRTLTLLRRG; encoded by the coding sequence GTGATCGCTGCTAGGGACATCTTCAGGCGCGCGCGTCGTGCTGCGCCGCTGATCGCTGTTGCCGCGCTGCTCGCGCTGCCGTCGCTCGCACGTGCGGGCGCTCCGGCGCCGCTCCTCCCGGACCTCGTGCAGGTGCCGCCGCCCCTCAGCTCGATCAAGGTGGCGCAGGATCAGAACGACCACTGGGTGGTTGAGTTCAGCTCGGTGGTGGGCAACATCGGCGACGGGCCGTTCGAGATGGACGGCACGGGGCCTGGGTACGCGGACATGACCGCCTACCAGGTGGCCTGGACCTCGTCCGACGACTCCACCACGCCGTACACCTTTCCCGATCCGATCGGCACGGTCCACTACGAGGACGTGGAGGTGAACCACAATCACTGGCACTTCACGCCTCTCGACGAATACCAGCTGCGCACCCTCGACGGATCGAAGGTGGCCTCGGACCGCAAGGAGGGGTTCTGCCTCGTCAACAGCGTCCTCGTTCCGGGCTTCGCGGGCGTGCCCGGGGATGGGAACCAGTTCACGATCGGCAGCACCACGGAAGGCACGTACTTCTGCCGTCAGGGCCACCCTGAGGCCACCGAGATCAGGGAGGGGATCTCCGTCGGCTGGGGGGACGTCTACACAGGCTTCAACGGCGGGACCGATATCGATCTCACCGGCGTGCCGGCGGGGCGCTACTACCTGGTGCAGAAGGTGAACGACACGCGGAAGGTGCACGAGCTCAACTACGACAACAACGCCTGGTCGGCAACCGTGGACGTGGCGTGGCCGAGCGGCCCGGATGGCGCACCCATCGTCAAGGTGCTCAACTCCTGTCCGAACTCGGAGACGTGCCCCTACACGGACCCGCCACCGCCACCTCCGCCACCGCCGGCCGCCCCTGACACCACGGCGCCCAAGCTCCTTCTCGGCGGCGCCACCCGCCAGCGCTTCCTGCGCGGTCGCGCGATCTACGTGTACGCCAAGTGCGACGAGGTCTGCACCATCAAGGCGTCGGGGCGCATCGCGGCGCTGCAGGTGGCGAGCTCGCTCCGCACCACCTCGGCCAAACTCACGTTGCGCCCCGGTGTGCGCACGAAGGTCAAGCTGCCCATCTCAGCCCGCACGCGGAAGATCATCAACCGTCAGCTCAAGCGGGGAGCGCGCGTGGTGGTGCGCGTGTCCCTCATCGCGACGGACTCCGCCGGCAACCCCACGGCCACGCTGCACCGCACGCTCACGCTTCTTCGCCGCGGCTAG
- a CDS encoding cytochrome c biogenesis protein CcdA, with protein MHLIAADGVNTTVIAAFAVGFVSFISPCVLPLVPGYLSAISGVSFAELQEGQNRRRVIGPALLFCLSFTVMFVALGMTATGVGRTLAEHRLLIRHISGIVIFAMGLLFIGTLFVPLLNREWRPESLLSRASTGGPVVAGLAFAVAWLPCTGPTLGAILTAASTQATVAKGGVLLAFYSLGLGVPFVLSALAFTRVTGFFRFFRNHYGVITVVSGAILMAMGVLLFTDELTRLNNQALSWLDSLGLNFFSNI; from the coding sequence ATGCACCTGATAGCGGCAGATGGCGTGAACACGACGGTGATCGCAGCCTTCGCGGTGGGCTTCGTGTCCTTCATCTCGCCCTGCGTGCTCCCGCTCGTTCCGGGCTACCTGTCGGCGATCTCCGGCGTGTCGTTCGCCGAGCTCCAGGAGGGGCAGAACCGCCGCCGCGTGATCGGCCCCGCGCTCCTCTTCTGCCTCTCCTTCACCGTGATGTTCGTCGCGCTCGGGATGACGGCCACGGGGGTCGGCCGCACGCTCGCGGAGCACCGGCTGCTCATCCGCCACATCTCCGGCATCGTGATCTTCGCCATGGGGCTGCTGTTCATCGGCACCCTGTTCGTACCGCTGCTCAACCGCGAGTGGCGGCCCGAGTCGCTGCTCTCGCGCGCGTCCACCGGCGGCCCCGTGGTCGCCGGCCTCGCCTTCGCCGTGGCATGGCTTCCATGCACGGGCCCGACGCTCGGGGCGATCCTCACCGCGGCCAGCACTCAGGCCACCGTGGCGAAGGGCGGCGTGCTGCTCGCCTTCTACTCACTCGGGCTCGGCGTGCCGTTCGTGCTCAGCGCGCTCGCGTTCACGCGGGTGACGGGGTTCTTCCGCTTCTTCCGCAACCACTACGGAGTGATCACGGTGGTGTCCGGAGCGATCCTGATGGCGATGGGCGTGCTGCTGTTCACCGACGAGCTCACGCGGCTCAACAATCAGGCGCTGTCCTGGCTCGACAGCCTCGGCCTGAACTTCTTCAGCAACATCTAG
- a CDS encoding TlpA disulfide reductase family protein, whose protein sequence is MKRLLSPIPLIVLIAALALVALLGYGLASNKTTEPPESTLVNKVAPTPSLPTLDGPGKSSLAAYRGKVVVLNYWASWCDPCRQEAPLLERWQQRIKSQGGTVLGVDVLDVASDARAFVNKYKLTYPILRDGSGASQTAYGILAYPESFVIGRDGRIAAARRGVVDDAFMRKSVLPLLAKKS, encoded by the coding sequence GTGAAGCGCCTTCTCTCCCCCATCCCGCTCATCGTGCTCATCGCCGCGCTGGCGCTCGTCGCGCTGCTGGGCTACGGCCTCGCGTCTAATAAGACGACAGAACCCCCCGAGAGCACGCTCGTCAACAAGGTGGCTCCCACTCCGTCGCTGCCCACGCTCGATGGGCCGGGGAAGTCGTCACTCGCCGCCTATCGCGGCAAGGTGGTGGTGCTGAACTACTGGGCTTCCTGGTGCGACCCGTGTCGCCAGGAGGCGCCGCTGCTCGAGCGCTGGCAGCAGCGGATCAAGAGCCAGGGCGGGACAGTGCTTGGGGTTGACGTGCTCGACGTGGCGAGCGACGCCCGCGCGTTCGTCAACAAGTACAAGCTCACCTATCCGATCCTCCGCGACGGGAGCGGAGCCTCGCAGACCGCCTACGGGATCCTCGCCTACCCGGAGTCGTTCGTAATCGGGAGAGACGGCAGGATCGCCGCCGCGCGCCGCGGCGTGGTTGACGACGCGTTCATGCGTAAGAGCGTGCTCCCGTTGCTCGCTAAGAAGTCGTGA